Genomic DNA from bacterium:
GTAGTGGTGCGCGACGAACGCGCCGTGGCGATTTTCCCGAAACGTCAGCGTGAGACAGTCGAACAGCTGATGCGTCCCGTACCACACGTACTTGTTAGACAGGATCTGAATGGCGGGGTGAAACCGCTGCCGGAGGGTCTCGCGCACGACGCTGTTCGCGCCGTCCGCCCCCACGATCAGGTCGCAATCCTGGAACGGCCCGAGATCGGTGACGCGAGTGTCAAACCGGAGCTCGACGCCGCGGCGCCGGCACTGCTCCTGGAGAATGCGCAACAGGTCGATCCTAGCGATCCCCGAAAACCCGAGACCGTCGATCCGCACCTTTTGGCCCTTCTGGACGATCGCCTGATCGTCCCAGGTTTGCAGACTCGATTCGATGTGACGGTAGGAGGGATGGTCGGCGGCTTCGAGATATGCCAGCGCTCGGTCCGAAAATACCACCCCCCATCCGTATGTCGCGCCGGCGGGGTTCTGCTCCACGACGCGGATGTCGTGGGCCGGGTTCTGCGTCTTCATCAAGAGCGCGAAATACAGCCCGGCCGGCCCCCCGCCCAGGATCCCGATCTTCACGACGAAAATGCTCCGGCGATATGAGCAGACGGCGGGGCTACGACGCGGCGAAGCGACCGTCGATGTCTTGTACGCGCGGCAGGGTTTCCTGCCGGTAGAGATGCAGCGCCTGGAGGACCGGGCGATCGCTGATGGCGAACAGGTCGGCGATCTCGTCTGACTCGTGGTCCACCGCCGCCCAGGAGGGGGTCACGAAGACGTCACCCGGCGCCCACTCGAAGAGCCGGCCGCTGATCACCGTCCGGCCGGTGCCCCTGAAGACGACGTAGATCGAGCTGCCGGTCTTTCGCCGTGTGGTGGTGCGCCCACCAGGGTAGACGCGGTGCATCTCGCAGGCGAACGTGGCGACGGCTGGGGCGCCGGTCAGCGGGTTGACGTACTCCAGGCTTGCCGTCGACCCACCACGGGCCCGGTGCAGGGCTTCCAGCGCACGGTCTGTCTCCTCCCACCGGTACCGCAGCAGCGGTGAGTGCGCCGCCGGCGACGCCGCCCCGATCTCGCGCAGGCCCACGCCGGTGAAGGTCTGCTCGGAGCGATTGTGGCCGTCGACCGGTTGCAAACGGTCCGGGTGGTTCTCGAAGAAGATCGACTCCAGCGTGGTGACGAGCGGCAGGTCGAGGCCGTCGAACCAGACCATCGGTTCCTCCCCGCCGTTGTTGTGGTCGTGCCAGTTCCAGATCGGGGTGAGGATCAGGTCACCGGGTTCCATGTGGACGGCGTCCCCGTTCACAGTGGTGTAGACGCCCGACCCGGTCATGACGAAGCGGATCGCCGAGGGTGAGTGCCGATGGGCGGGTGCCGACTCCCGCGGGCCGAGGTACTGGATGGCTCCCCACAGCGTGCTGCTCGTGAAGGGCAGCCCGCCGAGCCCCGGGTTCGCGAAGGCGAGCACGCGCCGGTCGCCGCCGCGCTCGAGGGTGACGATCTCGCCCGCCCGCTTTGCCAGCGGGAGGATGTCGCCCCACTTCCAGAGCCATGGCTGGGTGGTCGGAAGCGGGACCTCCGGCATCAGCTGCTTGGCGATCTTCCAGAGCGGTTTCAGGTCGCGCGCCGCAAGCGCCCCGCAGAACTCATCGTACCCGACCTCAACGGTATGCGCGGTGCTGATGTCGATCGTCATCGTTGACCTCGGGATCGCCAGTTTGGGTGCCGCGCTACTGAACCCGCACCCGACGCGGTCGCCGGGGCCGGCCGGGCGTTTCCGCCTGTGCGATCGCGTGATCGAGCATCGCGCGAATCGCCAGGAGCACTTCCTTTCCCGCGCTTTGGAGATGCGTCCGCACAACCGGCGGGATCGCCTCGTCCATCGAGAACCAGAACCATTCCTCGAGCTCCGACGCCCGTTTGAGTGGGCGCACACGACTAGCCATCTGCCGTCGCCTCCTTCCCAAAGGTGATCAACAGCCGCTCGCCGTCAAGGCGAGCTTCGTCCGCCTGGAGCCCGGCGAGCGCCCGAGGGAGGGAGAGGTTTCGTTTGTAGGCGCCCACGCGGACCATCAGTTCGTCCCCCTTCTGGGAAATATCGACCTTCCCCCGCTCCGTGAACGGGGTCGCGATGGACAGGATGTAGCGCTTGCCCTTGCGCTCCACCTTCTGGAGGATCCCCGTGTACAGGCGATCCGCGGGCTCATGGCCGGCGTAGAGGATCCGGGCCGCATCCAACAATCGGTGGCGGCCGACGATTTCCTGCTCCGCGAGCGGAAGCTCCAGGATGGGGAGCGGCGCGAAGGCCTCGTGGACCATCTCCCGGTATCGCCGTTGGGCCTGTGCCCAGGT
This window encodes:
- a CDS encoding cupin domain-containing protein, which produces MTIDISTAHTVEVGYDEFCGALAARDLKPLWKIAKQLMPEVPLPTTQPWLWKWGDILPLAKRAGEIVTLERGGDRRVLAFANPGLGGLPFTSSTLWGAIQYLGPRESAPAHRHSPSAIRFVMTGSGVYTTVNGDAVHMEPGDLILTPIWNWHDHNNGGEEPMVWFDGLDLPLVTTLESIFFENHPDRLQPVDGHNRSEQTFTGVGLREIGAASPAAHSPLLRYRWEETDRALEALHRARGGSTASLEYVNPLTGAPAVATFACEMHRVYPGGRTTTRRKTGSSIYVVFRGTGRTVISGRLFEWAPGDVFVTPSWAAVDHESDEIADLFAISDRPVLQALHLYRQETLPRVQDIDGRFAAS